The following coding sequences lie in one Pseudorasbora parva isolate DD20220531a chromosome 18, ASM2467924v1, whole genome shotgun sequence genomic window:
- the LOC137046745 gene encoding uncharacterized protein: protein MTTPTPSATPFADIITSLAALHQNQHQAMLELRADQERRFEAIVRGQQEDRERFRSWIDREVHTEAAGLASAPVHVPLHKMGPQDDPEAFIDLFQKAAEACGWPRAQWPVRLIPLLSGEAQAAAQQLPVANLLDYDDLKRAIIQRVGRTPEQHRQRFRSLEWGETGRPFAMAHQLRDACRKWLLAGGSDVDHIVDLVVLEQFIARLPKKTAEWVQCHRPTSLTTAINLAEDHLVACPGVGEPRLTSPSFSPPSVSPSPPVPLPRSRPPGPPRIPPRGRGGMGPGQYGSSRAPPRGAGLLGSGGDIGSGSTPPPRSYSNPLPAAGAAGRPGLACWRCGDPDHFVDRCPMMDIGTMIRVPDVQRTTPDQAGEYQVP, encoded by the coding sequence atgactactccaacgccctccgccacgccgtttgcggacattatcacctctctcgcggccctccaccagaaTCAACATCAGGCCATGCTGGAgctgcgggcggaccaggagcgtcgattcgaggccatcgtccgcggccagcaagaggaccgcgagaggttccggagctggatagaccgggaggttcacaccgaagccgccgggctcgccagcgcaccggtccacgtgcccctacacaagatggggccacaggacgatcccgaggccttcatagACCTTTTTCAGAAAgcggcggaggcctgcgggtggccccgggcacagtggccggtgcgccttatTCCATTGCTCagcggagaagcccaggcggccgcccaacaactgccggtggcgaacctcctggattacgacgatctgaagagggccatcattcAGCGGGTCGGTCGGACCCCCGAACAACACCGTCAGCGTTTCCGCTCGCTTGAGTGGGGGGAGACCGGccggcccttcgcgatggcccaccagctccgggacgcctgccgcaaatggctattggccggtggaagcgacgtggaccacatcgtcgatctggtggtactggaacagttcatcgctcggcttcccaagaagaccgccgagtgggtccagtgccaccggcccacgtcgctgacgacggccatcaacctggcggaggaccatctggtggcgtgcccaggggtcggcgaaccccgtttaacttctccctctttctctcccccctctgtctctccttctcctcctgtccctctccctaggtcccgccctccagggccccctcgtattccccccagaggtcggggtggaatgggcccagggcaatacgggagttcgagggccccgcccaggggggcggggctgctggggtcgggcggggatatcggttccggttccaccccccctccgcgctcatattccaacccactccccgccgcaggggcggcgggcaggcctgggctggcctgctggcggtgcggtgacccggaccattttgtggaccgatgtccaatgatggatatcgggacaatgatccgggtcccggacgtccagcggaccacccctgatcaagcaggagagtaccaagttcct